One genomic window of Entelurus aequoreus isolate RoL-2023_Sb linkage group LG07, RoL_Eaeq_v1.1, whole genome shotgun sequence includes the following:
- the ppp1r3da gene encoding protein phosphatase 1, regulatory subunit 3Da isoform X2: MDPSWFIGQEKISLTNSDPETTLSSSCRVFSKPCVTINLTNMLRGVKSDSEKRPIPIRPPGPRGSAPKHQELHTSSYEPMPKSIIRRSQSLPPVTEEKRPCRPVGVRFTDSLGLDLENIKLFDSREEPSVPYHVSFRLLMGAELADGKHLEISLPYLKPLFDHQPGDHPAFVRHLFKRKVRLERVLCLEFGVIGIVQVLNLDFKKDVTARYSFTEWKSCAEVKASWVSTTSKICEGEGQLCCDVFHFHLPVPPFLQPGAVLEFAIQYKVCGAEYWDNNGGQNYKLVCHNYKHTVPKECEDSMVHFF; the protein is encoded by the coding sequence ATGGACCCCAGCTGGTTTATTGGACAAGAGAAGATTTCACTCACAAACTCTGACCCGGAAACAACATTGTCCAGCTCTTGCAGAGTATTTTCTAAACCCTGCGTGACCATCAACCTGACCAATATGCTACGGGGTGTTAAAAGCGATTCAGAGAAGAGGCCGATTCCCATCCGGCCGCCAGGTCCCAGAGGGTCTGCGCCAAAGCATCAGGAGCTCCACACCTCTTCCTATGAACCCATGCCGAAATCCATCATCCGACGGTCACAGTCCCTGCCGCCTGTCACAGAGGAGAAGAGGCCATGCAGACCGGTTGGGGTACGCTTTACTGACTCCCTGGGCCTCGACCTGGAGAACATCAAACTTTTCGATTCAAGAGAGGAACCATCTGTGCCATATCATGTCAGCTTCAGGTTGCTAATGGGTGCAGAGTTAGCAGATGGAAAACACTTGGAGATATCATTGCCGTATTTAAAGCCACTTTTTGACCACCAGCCCGGTGATCATCCTGCGTTTGTGCGCCATCTCTTCAAGCGCAAAGTGCGCCTCGAGAGAGTCTTGTGTTTAGAATTTGGCGTCATCGGAATCGTCCAGGTGCTCAATCTGGATTTTAAAAAAGATGTAACGGCCCGCTATTCATTTACAGAGTGGAAGAGTTGTGCAGAAGTTAAGGCCTCGTGGGTGTCCACCACCTCCAAGATCTGTGAAGGGGAAGGTCAACTCTGCTGTGACGTGTTCCATTTCCACCTGCCCGTCCCTCCATTCCTGCAGCCTGGAGCGGTGTTGGAGTTTGCCATCCAGTACAAAGTCTGTGGAGCTGAATACTGGGACAACAATGGCGGACAGAATTATAAGTTAGTTTGTCATAACTACAAGCACACTGTGCCCAAAGAATGTGAGGACAGCATGGTTCACTTTTTTTAG
- the ppp1r3da gene encoding protein phosphatase 1, regulatory subunit 3Da isoform X1: MQMYFYACMVSRTSVSDRMDPSWFIGQEKISLTNSDPETTLSSSCRVFSKPCVTINLTNMLRGVKSDSEKRPIPIRPPGPRGSAPKHQELHTSSYEPMPKSIIRRSQSLPPVTEEKRPCRPVGVRFTDSLGLDLENIKLFDSREEPSVPYHVSFRLLMGAELADGKHLEISLPYLKPLFDHQPGDHPAFVRHLFKRKVRLERVLCLEFGVIGIVQVLNLDFKKDVTARYSFTEWKSCAEVKASWVSTTSKICEGEGQLCCDVFHFHLPVPPFLQPGAVLEFAIQYKVCGAEYWDNNGGQNYKLVCHNYKHTVPKECEDSMVHFF; encoded by the coding sequence GTGAGCAGGACATCAGTTTCTGACAGAATGGACCCCAGCTGGTTTATTGGACAAGAGAAGATTTCACTCACAAACTCTGACCCGGAAACAACATTGTCCAGCTCTTGCAGAGTATTTTCTAAACCCTGCGTGACCATCAACCTGACCAATATGCTACGGGGTGTTAAAAGCGATTCAGAGAAGAGGCCGATTCCCATCCGGCCGCCAGGTCCCAGAGGGTCTGCGCCAAAGCATCAGGAGCTCCACACCTCTTCCTATGAACCCATGCCGAAATCCATCATCCGACGGTCACAGTCCCTGCCGCCTGTCACAGAGGAGAAGAGGCCATGCAGACCGGTTGGGGTACGCTTTACTGACTCCCTGGGCCTCGACCTGGAGAACATCAAACTTTTCGATTCAAGAGAGGAACCATCTGTGCCATATCATGTCAGCTTCAGGTTGCTAATGGGTGCAGAGTTAGCAGATGGAAAACACTTGGAGATATCATTGCCGTATTTAAAGCCACTTTTTGACCACCAGCCCGGTGATCATCCTGCGTTTGTGCGCCATCTCTTCAAGCGCAAAGTGCGCCTCGAGAGAGTCTTGTGTTTAGAATTTGGCGTCATCGGAATCGTCCAGGTGCTCAATCTGGATTTTAAAAAAGATGTAACGGCCCGCTATTCATTTACAGAGTGGAAGAGTTGTGCAGAAGTTAAGGCCTCGTGGGTGTCCACCACCTCCAAGATCTGTGAAGGGGAAGGTCAACTCTGCTGTGACGTGTTCCATTTCCACCTGCCCGTCCCTCCATTCCTGCAGCCTGGAGCGGTGTTGGAGTTTGCCATCCAGTACAAAGTCTGTGGAGCTGAATACTGGGACAACAATGGCGGACAGAATTATAAGTTAGTTTGTCATAACTACAAGCACACTGTGCCCAAAGAATGTGAGGACAGCATGGTTCACTTTTTTTAG